A single genomic interval of Caminicella sporogenes DSM 14501 harbors:
- the pyrF gene encoding orotidine-5'-phosphate decarboxylase, with product MFIDYLIESIKKKKSPVVVGLDPRLELIPDCVKKKYYDKYGKTFKAASEAILEFNKVIIDNVYDIVPAVKPQIAFYEQYGIEGLDAYIKTCKYASSKGLLIIGDVKRGDIGSTSKAYSSAYIGKSDIEGEKLEAFPADAVTVNPYLGDDCLKEFIEDVEKYSKGIFVLVKTSNPSSSQIQNLMSGDKKIYEIVALMVDGWSSNYVGEYGYSSIGAVVGATYPEEAKMLRKLMPNSYFLVPGYGAQGGTAEDVVNSFNDDGLGAVVNSSRAILYAYKREKDELVENYGAAARKEAMKMRDAINKTLEKHGKKYW from the coding sequence ATGTTTATAGATTATTTAATTGAAAGTATAAAGAAAAAAAAGAGTCCAGTCGTTGTAGGATTAGACCCAAGATTAGAGCTTATTCCAGATTGTGTAAAGAAGAAGTATTATGATAAATATGGAAAAACTTTCAAAGCTGCTAGTGAAGCAATACTGGAATTTAATAAAGTTATTATTGATAATGTCTATGATATAGTACCGGCTGTAAAACCGCAAATAGCATTTTATGAACAATATGGTATTGAGGGACTTGATGCATATATAAAAACTTGTAAATATGCTTCAAGTAAGGGACTCTTGATAATAGGAGATGTTAAAAGAGGAGATATAGGAAGTACTTCCAAGGCTTATTCAAGTGCATATATAGGAAAATCTGATATAGAAGGTGAAAAGCTTGAAGCATTTCCAGCAGATGCGGTTACAGTAAATCCATATCTTGGTGATGACTGTTTAAAAGAATTTATTGAAGATGTAGAAAAATACAGTAAAGGGATTTTTGTATTGGTTAAGACATCAAATCCATCATCAAGTCAAATACAAAATTTAATGTCTGGTGATAAAAAAATATACGAAATAGTAGCATTAATGGTTGACGGGTGGAGCAGTAATTATGTTGGAGAATATGGTTATTCTTCAATTGGAGCAGTAGTTGGTGCAACATATCCTGAAGAAGCTAAGATGTTGAGAAAATTAATGCCTAATTCATATTTTTTAGTACCTGGATATGGAGCACAAGGAGGTACTGCTGAAGATGTAGTAAATAGCTTCAATGATGATGGACTTGGAGCTGTAGTTAATTCATCTAGAGCAATACTTTATGCATATAAAAGAGAAAAAGATGAACTAGTTGAAAACTATGGTGCAGCAGCTAGAAAAGAAGCAATGAAAATGAGAGATGCTATAAATAAAACTTTGGAAAAACATGGTAAGAAGTATTGGTAA
- a CDS encoding dihydroorotase — translation MEILIKNGRVIDPKNNINEKLDIVIKDGIISRIGKNLKEEGRNIINADKMIATPGFIDIHVHLREPGFEYKETIETGTMAAAAGGFTTVACMPNTKPVVHSKEIVKYIKEKSKRTGYVNVLIIGSITKGLEGKSISDINEMVEEGIVAISDDGKTPMDNEIMIKAFKEAKKYNIPLISHCEEHNLSNGGSINLGRASERTGIKGIPSAAEYLIVKRDIELCEATLSKLHVAHVSTKESVELIRRGKLKGLNLTCEVAPHHFILTDDIISLKDTYTKVNPPLRTSKDVEAIIEGIFDGTIDIIATDHAPHDEDSKKVEYSRAAFGISGLETAFSLSYTELVLNRNLPIDRLVEMLTVKPAEIIGIDKGSIEIGESADITIVDLNREYTIDSRQFYSKGKNTPFNGRKVKGKVIYTIVGGKVIYEKGEIRCL, via the coding sequence TTGGAGATTTTAATAAAAAATGGAAGAGTGATTGACCCTAAAAATAATATCAATGAAAAACTAGATATTGTCATAAAAGATGGCATTATAAGTAGAATAGGAAAAAATTTAAAGGAAGAAGGGAGAAATATAATAAATGCTGATAAAATGATTGCAACACCGGGTTTTATAGATATACATGTACATTTAAGAGAACCGGGTTTTGAATATAAAGAAACTATAGAAACTGGAACTATGGCGGCAGCAGCAGGAGGATTTACTACTGTTGCGTGTATGCCTAATACTAAACCAGTTGTACATTCAAAAGAAATTGTGAAATATATAAAGGAAAAATCTAAAAGAACAGGATATGTAAATGTATTAATTATTGGCAGTATAACTAAGGGATTAGAAGGAAAGAGTATTTCAGATATTAATGAAATGGTAGAGGAAGGTATAGTTGCTATTTCTGATGATGGAAAGACGCCTATGGATAATGAAATAATGATAAAGGCCTTCAAAGAGGCAAAGAAGTATAACATACCTTTAATATCTCATTGTGAAGAACATAATCTTTCTAATGGAGGTAGTATAAATTTAGGAAGAGCAAGTGAAAGAACGGGAATAAAGGGAATACCTTCAGCAGCAGAATATCTTATTGTAAAGAGAGATATTGAGCTGTGTGAAGCTACTTTATCTAAGCTACATGTAGCCCATGTAAGTACTAAAGAATCCGTTGAACTCATAAGGAGAGGAAAGCTTAAAGGATTAAATCTCACCTGTGAAGTAGCACCCCATCATTTTATCCTTACCGATGATATTATTTCTCTAAAGGACACATATACAAAAGTCAATCCCCCACTTAGAACTAGCAAAGATGTTGAAGCTATTATAGAAGGAATATTTGATGGAACTATAGATATAATTGCCACTGACCATGCACCACATGATGAAGATAGTAAAAAAGTAGAGTATTCAAGGGCAGCTTTTGGCATTAGTGGACTGGAAACTGCATTTTCCTTAAGTTATACGGAACTTGTGTTAAATAGAAATTTGCCAATTGATAGGCTTGTGGAAATGCTTACAGTTAAGCCTGCTGAAATAATTGGAATAGATAAGGGAAGTATAGAAATAGGTGAAAGTGCAGATATAACTATTGTAGATTTAAATAGAGAATATACTATTGATTCAAGACAATTTTATTCTAAGGGGAAAAATACACCGTTTAACGGTAGAAAAGTTAAGGGGAAAGTTATTTATACAATAGTAGGTGGGAAAGTCATATATGAGAAAGGAGAGATAAGATGTTTATAG
- a CDS encoding dihydroorotate dehydrogenase electron transfer subunit — translation MKRDLLCKVIEKVKINENIYKLTIEKPNYNKNIKAGQFFNFKCGEGDYPLLRRPISVALVKKDSIDFYINKVGKGTNALCEKKEGDYIDILGPLGNGFDLDIKGKNIVIIGGGIGVAPLLELTKQLSDMHVNIDVMLGFKKEAFIVDEFKKYTGSVSITLENGSEVNKGYVTDLLKERIKSKKYDYIFTCGPKPMLKEVKRIGEEENIKTQLLMEERMACGIGACLVCTCKVKRGKDDWNYVRTCKEGPVFYGDEVIFDE, via the coding sequence TTGAAGAGAGATTTATTATGCAAAGTAATTGAAAAAGTTAAGATAAATGAAAATATATATAAACTTACTATTGAAAAACCAAATTATAATAAAAATATTAAAGCAGGTCAATTTTTTAATTTTAAGTGCGGAGAAGGAGATTATCCACTGCTTAGAAGACCGATAAGTGTAGCTTTAGTTAAGAAAGACAGTATAGATTTTTATATAAATAAAGTCGGTAAAGGGACAAATGCTTTATGTGAGAAGAAAGAAGGCGACTATATTGATATATTAGGACCACTTGGAAATGGATTTGATTTAGATATAAAGGGGAAGAATATAGTGATTATAGGTGGAGGGATAGGAGTTGCACCTCTTTTAGAATTGACAAAACAGTTGTCAGATATGCATGTAAACATAGATGTAATGCTTGGCTTTAAAAAAGAAGCATTTATAGTAGATGAGTTCAAAAAATATACAGGAAGTGTATCTATTACTCTTGAAAATGGTAGTGAAGTAAACAAGGGATATGTTACGGACCTTCTTAAAGAAAGGATTAAAAGTAAAAAGTATGATTATATATTTACATGTGGACCAAAGCCTATGCTCAAAGAAGTCAAAAGAATAGGGGAAGAAGAAAATATAAAAACTCAATTATTGATGGAAGAAAGAATGGCATGTGGTATAGGAGCTTGTTTAGTGTGCACATGCAAAGTTAAAAGAGGAAAAGATGATTGGAATTATGTCAGAACATGTAAAGAAGGACCTGTTTTTTATGGAGATGAGGTGATTTTTGATGAGTAA
- a CDS encoding dihydroorotate dehydrogenase: protein MSNINMSVDLNGLKLKNPVTVASGTFGFGREFADYIDLNKIGAISVKGLTLEERKGNPTPRVAETPMGMLNSVGLQNPGVEYFIKYELPFLKQFDTKIIANINGNTIEEYCKIANILSKTSVNSLELNISCPNVKKGGVSFGREPEMVYEITKKVREYCSKHLIVKLSPNVKDIREIAKAAEEGGADCISLINTLIGMAVDIEKETTILARGIGGLSGPAIKPVAVRMVYEVYNTVSIPIIGMGGIMNYKDAVEFFLVGASAISIGTGNLINPYITMEILNGIENHLKTKNYTSVKDIVGKIKIPSA, encoded by the coding sequence ATGAGTAATATAAATATGTCTGTTGATTTGAATGGTTTAAAGCTAAAAAATCCTGTTACAGTAGCATCGGGAACTTTTGGATTTGGGAGAGAATTTGCAGATTATATTGATTTAAATAAAATAGGGGCTATATCTGTAAAAGGTTTGACGCTTGAAGAAAGAAAAGGCAATCCTACTCCAAGAGTAGCTGAAACGCCAATGGGTATGCTTAATAGTGTAGGGCTTCAAAATCCGGGGGTAGAATATTTTATTAAGTATGAACTTCCTTTTTTAAAACAGTTTGATACAAAAATAATTGCTAATATAAATGGAAATACAATTGAGGAATACTGTAAAATAGCAAATATACTTTCAAAAACTTCTGTAAATTCATTGGAATTAAATATTTCTTGTCCTAATGTTAAAAAGGGTGGAGTTTCTTTTGGGAGAGAACCAGAAATGGTATATGAAATAACAAAGAAAGTGAGAGAATATTGCAGTAAACATTTAATTGTAAAGCTTAGTCCAAATGTAAAGGATATTAGAGAAATTGCAAAGGCAGCTGAAGAAGGAGGAGCAGATTGTATTTCTCTTATTAATACTTTAATAGGAATGGCAGTTGATATAGAAAAAGAAACTACGATTTTAGCAAGGGGTATAGGAGGACTATCTGGACCTGCAATAAAACCTGTAGCTGTAAGAATGGTTTATGAAGTTTATAATACAGTAAGTATTCCTATAATAGGAATGGGTGGAATAATGAATTATAAAGATGCAGTAGAATTTTTTCTTGTAGGAGCTAGTGCAATATCTATAGGAACTGGCAATTTAATAAATCCCTATATAACTATGGAAATTTTAAATGGTATAGAGAATCATTTAAAAACTAAAAATTATACTTCAGTTAAAGATATAGTGGGAAAAATTAAAATACCGAGTGCATAG